TACCCGCGGTCGCTCAACCGCAAGGCCACTCCCAGGTTCTGCTCGGCGAGAAGCACGGTGAGACCGCTTTCCTTCAGCCGCGCGATCTGTTCTTCAAGCATGTTTACGATGAGCGGGGCCAGACCTTCGGTCGGTTCATCCAGAAGAAGAAAAGTCGGGTTGGTCATAAGGGCCCGCGCAATGGTCAGCATCTGTTGTTCCCCACCGCTTAGGAATCCGGCTCTGCGGCCGTCAATCTCCTTCAGGGCAGAGAAGAAGTCATAGACCCTGTCCCTGTCCCAGCCACCCTCTTGCAGGTTGCGTTCGGAGATCTCAAGGTTTTCCCCCACTGTCAGGTCCGCGAAAACCCGGCGGTCGTCCGGGACATACCCGATCCCCATGCGGGCCATCAGGTACGGTTTCCGGCCCGTACAGTCCTCTTCCTTGAAATGGATGCGGCCTTCCTTCGGAGGTGTCAGCCCCATGATGCTTTTCATGGTGGTGCTTTTACCGGCGCCGTTTCTACCCAGCAGACAGACGATCTCGCCTTTATTCACTTCAAGGGAAACCCCGAAAAGGATGTGGCTGAGACCGTAATAGGTATGGATTTTCTTTACGAGGAGCATTCTTCAGCACCTCCTAGATAGGCTTCACGAACCTGCTGATTGCTTCTCACTTTCTCAGGTGTGTCCTGGATGATCGTCTGCCCCTGTTTCATAACCATGATCCTGTCGGCAATGGAAAAGACAAGGCTCATATCGTGTTCACAAAAGAGGATCGTCAGACCGAGATCGTCGGAGAGACGTTTCATGAGCTGAAGCGTTACGGCAGTTTCCTCGGGAGACATGCCGGCGGTGGGTTCGTCCAGGATGAGCAGCTCCGGACGGTTCCCCAGGGCGATGGCGATTTCAAGGACTTTTTGATCACCGTGCGACAGGACGCCGCTGATCATTTCTGCCTTGCCAAGGAGCCCCACGCTTTCCAGTATGTCGCAGGTTTCGTCAACTGCCATGGTTTTGGCTGGCCGAAAGAGGTTGTACGATTCTTTCTGCCTGGACAGGATTGCCACCTGCACATTTTCAAATACCGTGAGGCGGTTGAAAATATTCACCACTTGGTAGGAGCGGCTGATCCCCTTGCGGCAGATAAGGTGGGGCGGAATGCCGGTGATCTTCTTCCCCTTGAACGCGACCAAGCCTGAATCCGGCATGAGATGGCCCGTGATCAGGTTGAAAAGAGTTGTCTTGCCCGCCCCGTTCGGCCCGATCACCGCGACCACCTCCCCCCGGTTTACGTCCAGCAGGGTGCCGTTGATGGCCTTGAAACCGTCGAAGGATTTATGAAGCGCTTCAACGTGGAGCATCTATCCTTCCTCCCCGACTTTTTGGTCGCGTATCCGGGATCTTTCTGTAAAAAGCCCGAGAACTCCCTCGGGTAGAAAAAAGATGAGCAGCATGAGAACGATTCCCAGAACGAGGGTCCAGTATTCGGTATAGATACCCACAAAGGTCCGCAGGAACACCATGATGCCGGTGCCGAACATGGGGCCCAAAAAGATGAACCATCCCCCCAGCAGGCACATGATGAGGATTTCCAGAGAGAGTGTCCAGAACATAAGCTCCGGGAACACGGACCCCTCCACGGTTACAAAAAGGGTTCCGGCAACGCCGGCAAAAAATCCGGCGATCATCTGACCCACTAGCTGCTGTTTCTGAACATTTACACCGATGGCCCGGCATCGCTCGGGATTGTCGCGGATCCCCTGAAACGTTCTGCCGAAAGGCGAATTAATAATCATGTACATGAGGGCCAGACAGAGGGTGGTCACAATCAGGGTAAAATAATAGGCGCTTGTAGAAGAACCGATCAAGTCCGGCACCGGGATACCGTGGATGCCGTCGTCACCGCCGGTAAAGGAGTACCAGCGGTAGACGATGGCCCAAACCAGTGAACCAAGCGAGATTTGTAGCATGCCGAAATAGAGTTTTGAAAGTCGTATCGTGATTAGCCCCAGTCCAAATCCAAGCAGGGCCGAGCAGACAGGTGCCAGCAAATAGCCGGTCCACAACGGCAACCCCGACTTCGTGGCAAGCAGCGCAAACACATAAGCGCCAAACCCGTAAAAGACAGCATGATGGAACTGATACATGCCACCGAACCCCAGAACCATGTTAAGGCTGGTGGCCAGAAGGCCGGTCGAAAAGACAAGAGCGAAAAGATAAATATAAAATCGTGACAGGACCTGGGGCAATAGCAGTAAAATTACCAGCAGCATGATACAGATGATGGTAGATTTTTTACTGAATAGTGTTTTATACAAAATGGTATCTCCCTACCAGGTCGATTTTAGAAGTCCTTTCGGGCGAAAAAGCAACACGGTTATGACAGCCACGTAAGGGAAAACGATGGCGAATTGCGGCCAGACAAGAATCCCGACGGCGTCTGTCAAGCCGAAAATCAGTGCGCCGAGAAGCGCGCCCCAGATGTTTCCCAGACCACCGATGATCACGATCAGAAAGGCTTCGATAATGATAGCGTGATCCATGCCCTGGGTAATGTTTTGTGTGGGAGCGACCAGGGCACCTCCGAGTCCGCCAAGATAACATCCGATGACAAACACGGTGGCAAAGACCCAGCTGACGTTGATTCCCATTGCGCCGACCATTTCACGATCCACGGCAGCGGCCCGGGCAATTTTTCCAATTTTGGTTTTTTTGGTCAAAAACCACAATCCGGCCGCGACCAGTGGCCCGACGATCAGTAAAAAAAGATTGTATCGGGGTAAGAGAAGGCAAGGGATTGAAAAGGAGCCCCTCAGAAATTCCGGAGGGTTCAGGCTCCGGTAATCCGAGCCCCAAAACAGTTTGACCAGATCTCCAAACACCAGCGTAAAGGAGAATGTGAAAAGCAGGAGCATCAGATGCTCTCGCTCGTAGAGGTGGCAGAAAAGCCCCCGCTCGACAACGAAACTGATCAGGGCCACTCCCAGGGGGGCAACGATCAGGGCTAACCAGAATCCCAGGGTGCTTTGGCCGAACAGGGTTGCAACGGTGTAGGTCAAAAAAGCGCCGATCATATACAGCGACCCGTGGGCCACGTTGGGGATGCGAAGAACCCCAAGCACGAGACTCAAACCTGAGGCCACGATAAAAAGGATCGTAGTGCGGCTGAGGCCGACGATAACCTGCTGTAACAGCGCAGCCAGAGTAATGTTCGAGGCAAAATCCATTCGAGATCTCTTGAATTAAGCTATTCAGGGATTGGAGAAGACCCCAATCCCTGAGTTTTCAATTCGATTCCGGTAAAAAATGCTATTTTTTTCTCGACTTTTTAATTTCCTCGATGGAAGGCATGACGTCTTTTCCGGGGATGGTCACAATATCCGTTGCGACCAGGAAGTCATAACCGGGCACCTTCTTGGTAACGCCCATATACATGGGGAGCATGGTCTGGTGGTCGTAAGCGCGCATGGTCACTTTGCCGACCGGGCTGTCCACCCACATCCCCTCGACGGCATTGATAAATTTTTCCGTGTTCACTTCACCGCCCACCTTATAGCCGCCAGCGATGAATTTGGCTGCGAGAAATCCATACACCGCACCCACGGCGGGTTTGCGATTGTAAGCGGCTTCAAATTCTTTTACGAACAGCTTGTTCGCACCGGTTTCCGGATGGTAGAAAAAGTAGTTGGATGTTCCGATGACACCCTCCGGCGCCTCAAGCCCCAGGGGTTTCAGGGTGGAGAGTTCGGTGGCGGTATGCATGAAAAAAGGCACCCGCTCGTTGAAGCCGGTGGCCTTGGCGGCTTTTAAAAACGGCACGCAATCACGGCCGCCCGTCGCCACGATAACGGCATCCGGTTTGGCGGACAGGATGGCTGTGATATAAGGCGTGAAATCGGGTTCCCCGACCTTCCACCAGGACTGGCCGAGTAATTCGACGCCTGGCTTCATTTTTTTCAGATTGTTCCATACGCCGTCGGCAATGGCATGCCCGTACTCGTAGTCATCCCCCCCAATCCAGTACTTTTTGTAGGGTTGTTTGGCGAGTCCGGCGGCCGCGGCCTTCCCGGCCATTGACGTGTTTTCAGTAATCGAAAAGACATACCGATGACCCTTTTCTTCGGTTATTTTCGCGCTTTTTGAAAAGGTCACAAAAAAGGGCACTTTTTCTTTCCGGGCCAGATCTGAAATGGCCAGGGCCAAGGCGCTGTTGATGGTCCCCATCAGGATATCAACCTTCTCCCGGTAAATCAGTTCCTTTGCGGCGGATAGGCCGATATCGACCTTAAATTTACTGTCCCGGGTCATAATCTCGACCTGTCGGCCGATAAGACCGCCGCCAGCATTAATTTTATCCATTTCGAGTTTGAAGGCATCCCGAACATCGTTGGTGTAGGTGCTGGGCGGCCCGCTGTAGCAGTCGACAATACCGATTTTGATTGTCTTTGCGGCCATTGCCGGTGCGGCGATAATCATTACGGATAGTACAACAAACATAAAGCAGGACAGTCTTTTCATGATAAACTCCTTCCTTAATTTAATGTGTTTGCTGTAAATTTAAAAATCTAATTGAGAATTATTATTAACAAGTAGTGGCTTTTTTGAGGCGGTTGTAATTGAATACGAAGATTGAGTTCAGATAGCAAACCGTTCATAATATAAGGGGAATTACGAACCGTCTAAAATCACTTGAAAACCACTACCACCAAGGTGATACGTTGTCAATAGCAAATCCGGACCGGATTTACCCAATTAAATTTCTTAATAAGGGCAAAATGCATGGAAGGGTACTATGCACGCGTTTCAATTTTTTTCTTTGCTGATGAATACAGTCGAATACCCCGGATATAAATCAATCAGATTGTCGGGGGGGTAGAGACTGGTTTTTTGCTCTTTGAAATCTAAATCAATGATGAGATAACAACCAGCCTGAAATCGGTTGTAAGTGTGGGCAGCAGGCCATTGATGATTGTGAAACACCCTGCTACGGCAGGTAGGACGCCTAACCGAAAAATAGCATTTTATTGTGTATAATTGTTCTGATAATTTTCAATAAGAATTTAATTTTGTCAGTGTGGACTTATGTGCACTTAGTTAAAATACGGCCTTAAAAAATGTTGGGTCAACAAATAAGATCAGAAATAGATGTATTACTACGGGCTCATGCAGCTTTGATGTGGGTACTGAATCTTCAATATGGCCAAATGCAAGGTTTCTGCCTTCTGTACGTAATAAAATGGTAATTGACTAAAACAACTTCAAAAGTCATTATCTACCTGCTCGTTCTTCAACATATCAAGCCACCGCCGGTTTCCCCGGGATGCGTTTTTCAGTCCGCCCTTCCTATCAAAAAGGAAAGAACATGGGTTTTATTATATGATATCGTCCAAGCTCCGGGAACCATGAATGACTCGGTGAATCTGAACGGTTTTGATACGAACCACATAAAATACAAGGTAGGATTCAACGACGAGGATTCGATAACCTGAATACTGTAATTTTTCATCTCGCGGCACATGACCCAAGAAAGGGGTGCTTCGAGGTTGCCGATACGCTGGCCGCGCCTGTCAATAAATTGTACAGCATTGGCCGGACTACTGGTTGCGATCCTGTCAAATTTTTAACAATCGAAAAATTTAGACCCCCCGTCATCCCGTTGCATGCCGCCGATTGCCGTCATGCAGGTAGCAGATCAGTCCGCACTGGAGGCAGCGCTGGGCTTCGCTGGAAGCGGACGCTTCGCTGAATCCTTTTTCAAGCTCCCGGCCCGCGGCCAACTCTTTCGGGCTGCTGAGGGGCATGATTTCACGGCTGATTGCCGGGACCCTATCGATGCGGTCCACATTTTGAATGTCGGACTGCGGCGTTACCACTGTGTCCGGCAGGGTGATCGGTATGCCGTACATGGCCTGGTGGATGGATGCGGCCGCTCTGCGGCCGGCGCCAATGGCCCTGATGGCGGCGGAAAAATCCGTCTTGACGTCATTCGGTGCAATAATGCCGACCGCGGCCTTATTGGCCGGTTCCTTATAGGTTTCAAGGGCCTGCCAGTGAAGGACTCCATCAGCCGCTTGGGCGGTTTCTTCCGTTTCTTCTACGGGTGGTTTGACAAAGATGAATTCCGGCAGTCTTCCGGAAGCCAGGACAAGGGTATCCACCGGAATGGTCTCCTGCGACCGCGTCAATAGATCCACACTCTCGAGTTCGGTGAGACGGTTTTCCCGGCCGGAAAGACGACTGACGGCAGTGGCAAACCGGATCTTAACCCCTTCTTTTTCCAATGTTTCAAACTCGGCATCATCCAGGCCGGCCTTTTCCCGGGTTTCCCGGAACAGGATCGTGATGTTTTGTGATGATGCTGTTTGACACTTGCGGGCTGCCTCTACGGCGAGCCGGCTGCCGCCGCAAATCACAACATGGTCGCCGCAGGTGATGCTGTCGCGATTTCTGATATAATCAATCAGTAAATGGGTGCCGGGAATCGTTGGCTGAGGTTCGGGGTTTCTTAAGAGCCGGCTGTCCCAGCCGCCGGTGGCCAGGAAAACCGCCTCATAGCCTTCCCTGAGCAGGGAGGCCACGGTGAAGTCCTTTCCCAGCGTTTTTTCGGTTTCTATCCGGACGCCGATCTCACGGATGCCGTCGATGTCCCAGTCGAGCATCTCCCGGGGAAGTCGATAGGCGGCTATGGCGCTGCGCAGCAATCCGCCCGGCGCCTTGGCGGCTTCAAAAACCGTCGGATCATGACCCAGCCGGGCGGTAAAAAAGGCTGCGGAAAGGCCTTCAACACCCCCGCCGATAACCGCAACCCTGCGCCCTGTGGCAGGCGCCTTGTAGGGGAGAATCCGCTTGCCCTGTTTTTTTTCGTAATCCGCGGCATAGCGCTTCAAAAAATTGATGGCCACCGGCTCATCCACAAATTGACGCCGGCAGTCCTGCTCACAGGGACGGGGACAGATCCGGCCGATCACGGTGGGAAACGGGTTGCGTTCCTTGATCACCTGAACCGCTTTGTGAAAATCCCCGAGGTCAATCTGATGGATGTATTCCCGAATGTCAATCCCCGCCGGACAGGCCCGCTGGCAGGGCGTCGTGCATTCCGCAGTGGTGTATTCCCGCATGATGCGGCGGGTAATTGAAGACATCGTAATGATGTTTTTGGGGCAGACGCGCTCGCAGGTCCCGCATCCGGTGCAGCGTTTTTCGCTTACCACCGGCAGCCCTTTGGGCCCCATTGTAATGGCGTTAAAAGGACAGGCCCGGGCACAGGTCCCCAATCCCAGGCAGCCGATGGAACAGACTTTCATCCCGCCGCTAAGCAGTGCAACCGCTCGGCAATCATTCAGGCCGTTATAGATGTATTTCAGATCGGCATCCGCAGCACCATAGATGCATCCCGGTTTGGCAATATCCGGCTCCTTGAGCTCGACTTTAACGCCCATGATCGCCGCAATCGCTTCCGCCACGTCCGGTCCGGCCGCCACGCATGAATCCGGAGTCGCTTTGCCGGCCGCAATCGCCGCGGCATTGGCCGAACAGCCGGGTTTGCCGCAGCCGCCGCAGTTGGCGCCCGGAAGCGCCGCTTCCACCTCAAGAATCAACGGATCGACATAAACATAAAAAACTTTTGCCGCCACAGCCAACATCACACCGATCATCAATCCCAGAATTCCCATCACGGTAATGGCTTCTACCACGTTTAATCTCCTGTTTATAAACGGTTACACTCGTGTCTGTTGATTTAAGAGACCAAACAAACAGTCTCCCCCTTTGGCAAAGGGGGCTGGGGGGATTTTCAAAAAAATGCTTTAACCTTAAATCCCCCTAAATCCCCCTTTAAAAAAGGGGGACAAACCAGGCCTTCGATCTCTTTCGGTTCAATCGCTGTTCAGATTCCCACTGTTCAATCAACTATCCGGCGATAATCGCAATTCGTACAAATAGCTGTCACACCGCAACCGTCGCCACCCGGTAGCAGCGCAGGCAGCGCGCCGCTTCGGCAATGGCCTCGGCGGGCGAATACCCCGCTTCGACTTCATCAAAGGTGAACTTTCTCTGTTCGGGCGGGAGCATCCGGAGCTCTTTGCGGGCGCTGCCCCCGACCGTGCCGATTTTCTCATCGCGATCATAAACCTTAACGGCTTTAAAGAGCTTGTCAAAATAGTCGGCTTCTTCGTATTCAAGAGGTTTTGCGTTGATCAGAGCATCGATGCTGAAGGCTGCCCGGCGCCCGCCGGCACAGGCCGTGATCAGCGCGCCCGGGCCGGTCTCGCAGTCGCCGGCCGAAAAAATCTTGGGCCGGCTGGTCTGCTTGGTGACGGCATCCACCGCTATGGCGTTCCAGCGGGTTGTTTTGATGCCGTCGATACCAGCAAGCAGAGACAGGTCGATCTGCTGACCGATGGCCGGCACCACCGTGTCGCATTCAAATACGAATTCAGATCCCGTTATCGGAACGGGCCTTCGCCGGCCGCTGGCATCCGGCTTACCGAGTTTCATTTTAATGCATTCCAGTCCCACCACCCTGCCTGCTTCCGCCAATACCCGAACGGGTGTGGTCAGAAAATGAAACTGGACCTTTTCTTCTTCGGCATCGTGTATTTCAACACTATCCGCGGGCATTTCATTGCGGGTCCGCCGGTAGACCAGATGAACATCTTTTTTACCGATGCGAAAAGAACTGCGCACACAGTCAATGGCCACATTGCCGCCGCCGATGACCACGACTTTTTTGCCGGCGGGATAGGGGTCGCGCCCTTCATTGATGTCCAGCAGGTATTGCACCCCCGGGATAAACCCCTGATACCCTTTATCTTCGCCCTCCACCATCATGGCGGAACTGTTCTGGGCGCCGATGCCGATAAACACCGCGTCATAATCCGTTTCAAGCTGAGAGAGGGTGATGTCTCTGCCGATGGTGGTGTTGTATTGAATGGTAACGCCCATCTTTTGGACCTGCGCAACCTCACCGCGCAAAATGGGTCGGGGAAGCCGGTAGTCCGGAATGCCGACGGCCGACATGCCCCCCGGTTCCGCCAGCCGCTCAAAGATTTTAACCTGATGCCCCCTGCGAACCAGATGAAATGCGCAGGTCACACCGGCCGGACCGGCGCCCACAATGGCCACGTTCCCGGTTTTGTCCGATGGTCGGATCGCATAACTGGTTTTTCCCTGCCGGGACAGTTCAACATCGGCCACAAACCGCTTCAGGTACTTGATGGAAACCGGCTCATCCAGGTTGGCGCGCCGGCAGTGTTCCTCGCAGGGGCGCACACAGACGCGTCCGACAATGCCCGGCAGCGGCAGGCGCTCACGGATAGTCTCCAGGGCGGCCTTAAATTTTCCTTCCCGGACAGATTCGACATAAGCGGGAATGTCCAGATGAATCGGGCAGGCATCCATGCAGGGCGCTGTCACGCTGGAAAGATAGGATCCCTTGGCAATGGCCGTCCGGCTGCTGACGGCCGAACGAAACGCCCCGGGAAAATAGTCCAGCGCATGTAAAATCGCAACCGGTCCGGTTTGACCGATGCTGCACTTGGCAGTGGCGCTGACGGTTCGGGCCAACGTCCGGAGGCGGTCAAGATCCTGCTGCTGCCCGCCGCCGTCACAGATCCGTTTGAGTATCCCTGCCATGATGCCGGTCCCGGTCCGGCAGGGCACACATTTTCCACAGGAGGCTTTATGGATGGAAAGCATGTATTCCCGACACAGGTCCACCACATTGACATCGGCGGACCGCAGGGCAATGCCATACCAGCCGATCAGAGCTTTGATCTTTTCATCCCCTTTGAAATATTCCGGGAGCGGGGCCTGCCCGGCCGGTTTAAACGCCTGAGTCGCCTTGCCGCGATTGTCAACCACCTGTCCGCCCCATGAGCTGAAAAGTAAATCGTTCATTATCATTATCCTATTTGAATCTAATTATTTCTTCCTCAGCCGCTGAGACGCTATGCCTATCTCATTTTCGGTCTTCCTCTGCGCCTCCGCGCCTCTGCGCGAAACCCTTTCGACGATTTAGCCCGGCTCAGATATCCTCACGGCACACACCTTGTATTCGGGAATGCCGGAAACCGGATCCAGGGCGGCATGGGTCAATTCGTTTGCGGCCGCTTCGGCAAAGTGAAACGGAATAAACACCGTCCCGGATACGGCCTTGTCGGACACCTTCAGGCGGGCATCGATTCGACCCCGCCGGGAGGCAACCGTCGCCCTGCCGCCGTCTTTCAGGTTATATCTGCCGGCGTCGGCAGCAGAAATCTCGACAAAACACTCCGGCGCCCGGTCCATTAAACCGTCCGTCTTCATGGTCATGGTGCCGGTATGGTACTGGTAAAGGAGCCTTCCGGTCGTCAGATACAGGGGATAGTCTTCATCGACCTGCTCGGCCGGCGGGATATAATCAATGGCATGAAACAGCCCCTTTCCCCGGGTAAACCGCTCCCGGTGCAACACCGGCGTCCCCGGATGGTCCGGAACCGGACAGGGCCAGTGAATCCCTTCGGTTTCAATGCGCTCATAGGTGATGCCGGCATAGGACGGGGTAACGACTGCAATTTCTGCCATGATCGCCCGGCCGCCGTCATAGGACATGGGATATCCCATCTTTTCGGCAATCCGGCAGGTGATCCACCAGTCGTCCCTGGCCTGGCCGGGGGGCTCAACCGCCTTGCGGACCCTTTGGACCCGGCGTTCCGTGTTGGAAAAGGTCCCTTCCTTTTCGGCAAAACAGCAGGACGGCAGGACCACATCCGCCAGCCGGGCGGTTTCCGTCAGAAAAATGTCCTGAACCACCAGAAATTCAAGCTTTGAAATACTCTTCTTGGCATGATTCAGGTCCGGGTCTGAAACCAAGGGATTTTCACCGACGATATAAAGCGCTTTCAGGCTGCCGTCGGCAGCCTTGGGAATCATCTCGGTAACTTTCAGGCCCGGCTTGGCCGGAAGACCGGTCACGCCCCAGGCGGATTCCATCTTGCTGCGGATGGCCTCATCGGTGACCGGCTGATAGCCGGTATACACATTGGGCAGCCCGCCCATATCACAGGCTCCCTGGACGTTGTTCTGCCCCCGCAAGGGGTTGACCCCGCCGCCTTCAATTCCCATATTGCCGCACAGCATGGCCAGGTTGGCCAGGGACTTGACATTATCGGTCCCGGACACATGCTGGGTAATGCCCATGCAGTAAAGGATGCTGCCGGCCTTTGCCCCGGCGTACAGCCGGGCGGCCGCGACAAGGTCATCTGCCGGGATACCGGTAATCTTCTCCACATATTCAGGCGTAAATTTTTCAACCATCTGGCAGAGTGCGTCAAACCCTTCGGTGCGGGTTTCGACAAACTGCCGGTCATATAATTTTTCTTTGACGATGACATGCATCATGCCGTTGATCCAGACCACGTCCGTTCCCAGGTTCTGACGCAGCCAGATGTGGGCGAAATCGGCAATTTTAATCCGGCGGGGATCCACCAGGATGAGCTTGGCGCCCCTGAACCGTGCCGCCCGCTTGACAAAGCTGGAAAGGACCGGGTGGTTTTCAGTGGTATTCGAACCGGTAATGAGAATCACATCGGCGGTTTCGATGTCGGCGATGGTATTTGTCATGGCGCCGCTTCCGAATGCTGCGGCCAGACCGGCCACGGTGGAGGAATGTCAGAGACGGGCGCAATGATCGACATTGTTGGTTTTCAGAACCGCCCGGGTAAACTTTTGGACAATATAATTTTCTTCATTGGTGATCCGGGCGGATGTCAAAACGCCGACAGCGTCGGGACCCTGAGCGTCACGGATATCCGTAAATTTTTTTGCCACCAGACCGAGGGCCTCCTCCCAGGAAGCCTCCCTGAATGCGCCGTTCTCCTTGATAAGGGGGACCGTCAGGCGCTCAGGTGAATGAATAAAATCGAAGCCGAATCTTCCCTTTACGCAGAGACTGCCGTAGTTGGGCGCCGTCTCTTCGGCCCCGGAAACCCGGACCACCTGTCCGTCCTTAACGTGCAAATACATCTGGCACCCGACACCGCAGTAGGTACAGGTTGTTTTAACCTTATCGGTTTCCCAGGGGCGGACCCGGTAGCGAACGTCCTTTTCAACCAGCGCGCCCACCGGACAGGCTTGGACGCACTCGCCGCAGAAAACGCAATCGGAATCCCGCAAGGGCTTGTCGTTGGGCGTAATGATCTTGGTAAAGGCGCTCTTGTAGCCGAATTCAATGGCGTTGTTCACCTGGACTTCGTTACAGGCCTGCACGCACCGGCCGCATAAAATGCATCTTGAAAAATCCCGCACAATAAACGGGTTAACCGTTTCCATGGGGTGCTTTACCTCGGTCGCCAGGCTGGGATCTCCGGTGACCTGATAGCGATAGGCCAGATCCTGCAGCCGGCAGTCGCCCCAGACCGGACACAATTCTGCTGCGGCGTCATCCTGCTGCACCCGAAGCTGGAAATCTTCCCAGCTTTCGCCGCGGTGTCCGCTGATGGCGCAGTTATGGTTGCCGGAAGACAGCAACAGCTGGAGGATCAGCTTGCGGGCTTCAACCACCCGGAATGATTCGGTCTGAACGACCATGCCGGCGGCGGCCGGCGTCGCGCAGGCGGCCACTAAATCGGCGGCGCCCGCCACTTCAACCACACAGATCCGGCAGGCCCCGGTGGGGGTAATCGCTTTCAGGTAGCACAGGGTCGGAATATCGATCCCGCTGCGCCGGGCGACCTCCAGAATGGTTTCTCCCGGTCTAAATTCATACGCTTTGCCGTTCAGGTGAATTGTGTTGTTTGCGTCCATCATTTCCCTTTCTCTAACGCGTTCGCGCTACCCGCTAAAATCTCGTTCCGTTCCGTATCAACCTCGATCTGTTTTTTTATATAAAGCCTTTGGGTTTGTCAATCCGTGAATTTTCAGATTCCCGGCTGCTGCTGCAGCCGCAAAAGCACCGATGGCGCTGCCGGCGATATCGGCCAATGCGTCCCCGATGTCGGCGCTGCGAAAAGGTACGAAATACTGGTGAACCTCGTCGCCGATACCGTACAGTCCGGCTGAAAGAATACTGAGGGTGATGATATTATACGGCTTGCCGCCCGGCGCGGTGATCCGGTAAGCCCTGAAAAACAAGACGCCTAAAATCGCATAGGCGCCGGCGTGCAGCAATTTGTCCAGATAGGGGGTATCCGGTATGCTTTCCGGCACCGGCCGGGAGGACTGGAAAAAGATTAAAGCGCAATAGATCAAAACGGGAAACCAGTAAAATAGAAAAATTTTA
This genomic interval from Desulfobacterales bacterium contains the following:
- a CDS encoding FAD-dependent oxidoreductase, which codes for MNDLLFSSWGGQVVDNRGKATQAFKPAGQAPLPEYFKGDEKIKALIGWYGIALRSADVNVVDLCREYMLSIHKASCGKCVPCRTGTGIMAGILKRICDGGGQQQDLDRLRTLARTVSATAKCSIGQTGPVAILHALDYFPGAFRSAVSSRTAIAKGSYLSSVTAPCMDACPIHLDIPAYVESVREGKFKAALETIRERLPLPGIVGRVCVRPCEEHCRRANLDEPVSIKYLKRFVADVELSRQGKTSYAIRPSDKTGNVAIVGAGPAGVTCAFHLVRRGHQVKIFERLAEPGGMSAVGIPDYRLPRPILRGEVAQVQKMGVTIQYNTTIGRDITLSQLETDYDAVFIGIGAQNSSAMMVEGEDKGYQGFIPGVQYLLDINEGRDPYPAGKKVVVIGGGNVAIDCVRSSFRIGKKDVHLVYRRTRNEMPADSVEIHDAEEEKVQFHFLTTPVRVLAEAGRVVGLECIKMKLGKPDASGRRRPVPITGSEFVFECDTVVPAIGQQIDLSLLAGIDGIKTTRWNAIAVDAVTKQTSRPKIFSAGDCETGPGALITACAGGRRAAFSIDALINAKPLEYEEADYFDKLFKAVKVYDRDEKIGTVGGSARKELRMLPPEQRKFTFDEVEAGYSPAEAIAEAARCLRCYRVATVAV
- a CDS encoding VanZ family protein; this encodes MADRHKIFLFYWFPVLIYCALIFFQSSRPVPESIPDTPYLDKLLHAGAYAILGVLFFRAYRITAPGGKPYNIITLSILSAGLYGIGDEVHQYFVPFRSADIGDALADIAGSAIGAFAAAAAAGNLKIHGLTNPKALYKKTDRG
- the fdhF gene encoding formate dehydrogenase subunit alpha; this encodes MDANNTIHLNGKAYEFRPGETILEVARRSGIDIPTLCYLKAITPTGACRICVVEVAGAADLVAACATPAAAGMVVQTESFRVVEARKLILQLLLSSGNHNCAISGHRGESWEDFQLRVQQDDAAAELCPVWGDCRLQDLAYRYQVTGDPSLATEVKHPMETVNPFIVRDFSRCILCGRCVQACNEVQVNNAIEFGYKSAFTKIITPNDKPLRDSDCVFCGECVQACPVGALVEKDVRYRVRPWETDKVKTTCTYCGVGCQMYLHVKDGQVVRVSGAEETAPNYGSLCVKGRFGFDFIHSPERLTVPLIKENGAFREASWEEALGLVAKKFTDIRDAQGPDAVGVLTSARITNEENYIVQKFTRAVLKTNNVDHCARLUHSSTVAGLAAAFGSGAMTNTIADIETADVILITGSNTTENHPVLSSFVKRAARFRGAKLILVDPRRIKIADFAHIWLRQNLGTDVVWINGMMHVIVKEKLYDRQFVETRTEGFDALCQMVEKFTPEYVEKITGIPADDLVAAARLYAGAKAGSILYCMGITQHVSGTDNVKSLANLAMLCGNMGIEGGGVNPLRGQNNVQGACDMGGLPNVYTGYQPVTDEAIRSKMESAWGVTGLPAKPGLKVTEMIPKAADGSLKALYIVGENPLVSDPDLNHAKKSISKLEFLVVQDIFLTETARLADVVLPSCCFAEKEGTFSNTERRVQRVRKAVEPPGQARDDWWITCRIAEKMGYPMSYDGGRAIMAEIAVVTPSYAGITYERIETEGIHWPCPVPDHPGTPVLHRERFTRGKGLFHAIDYIPPAEQVDEDYPLYLTTGRLLYQYHTGTMTMKTDGLMDRAPECFVEISAADAGRYNLKDGGRATVASRRGRIDARLKVSDKAVSGTVFIPFHFAEAAANELTHAALDPVSGIPEYKVCAVRISEPG